Proteins encoded together in one Pseudoxanthobacter soli DSM 19599 window:
- a CDS encoding glycoside hydrolase family 19 protein, protein MVVNGSVVSGLEALLKRKATPAHRAGLDAILGAWGTFGGSHDGRRLAYVLATAYHETAGTMQPVAEYGSDAYKRTLYDIAGRDPARARLMGNTQPGDGVRYAGRGFVQLTWKNNYALAGRKLGLDLVARPDDALKPDIAARILMAGMAEGWFTGKTLATYIDGGTCDWKGARRIVNGTDKADLIAGYARRFHAVIGDVA, encoded by the coding sequence ATGGTGGTGAACGGGTCCGTCGTCTCCGGTCTGGAGGCGCTTCTGAAACGCAAGGCGACACCAGCCCACCGTGCGGGCCTCGATGCCATCCTCGGCGCCTGGGGCACCTTCGGAGGAAGCCACGACGGCCGCCGCCTCGCCTACGTGCTGGCGACCGCCTACCACGAGACGGCAGGCACGATGCAGCCGGTCGCCGAATATGGCAGCGACGCCTACAAGCGCACCCTCTACGACATTGCCGGCCGCGATCCGGCGCGCGCCCGGTTGATGGGCAACACCCAGCCCGGCGACGGCGTGCGCTATGCCGGCCGCGGCTTCGTGCAGCTGACGTGGAAGAACAACTATGCCCTCGCGGGCCGCAAGCTCGGCCTCGATCTCGTCGCCCGACCGGACGACGCCCTGAAGCCGGACATCGCCGCACGCATCCTCATGGCCGGAATGGCTGAAGGCTGGTTCACCGGCAAGACGCTCGCCACCTACATCGATGGCGGCACCTGCGACTGGAAGGGGGCGAGGCGCATCGTCAACGGCACCGACAAGGCCGACCTGATCGCCGGCTATGCGCGCCGCTTCCACGCGGTCATCGGCGACGTGGCCTGA
- the rpsR gene encoding 30S ribosomal protein S18, whose protein sequence is MIDIAQLPTRRPFFRRRKTCPFSGPNAPKIDYKDVKLLQRYISERGKIVPSRITAVSQKKQRELARAIKRARFLGLLPYVLK, encoded by the coding sequence ATGATCGACATCGCTCAGTTGCCGACCCGCCGGCCGTTCTTCCGCCGTCGCAAGACCTGCCCGTTCTCCGGCCCGAACGCGCCGAAGATCGACTACAAGGACGTGAAGCTGCTCCAGCGCTACATCTCCGAGCGCGGCAAGATCGTGCCCTCGCGCATCACCGCCGTTTCGCAGAAGAAGCAGCGTGAGCTCGCCCGCGCCATCAAGCGCGCGCGCTTCCTGGGCCTTCTGCCCTACGTCCTGAAGTAA
- the ilvD gene encoding dihydroxy-acid dehydratase yields the protein MPAYRSRTTTHGRNMAGARGLWRATGMKDQDFGKPIIAVVNSFTQFVPGHVHLKDLGQLVAREIEEAGGVAKEFNTIAVDDGIAMGHDGMLYSLPSREIIADSVEYMVNAHCADAMVCISNCDKITPGMLMAAMRLNIPVVFVSGGPMEAGKVKIGGKEKALDLVDAMVAAADDTISDADVQVIERSACPTCGSCSGMFTANSMNCLTEALGLSLPGNGTVVATHADRRRLFVEAGHLIVDLARRYYEQDDASVLPRSIASFEAFENAMTLDIAMGGSTNTVLHLLAAAHEAGVDFTMKDIDRLSRRVPCVCKVAPAVSNVHIEDVHRAGGIMAILGELDRGGLIHADLPTVHAETLGKALDRWDVKRSNSESVATFFRASPGGIPTQVAFSQDRRYKELDLDREKGVIRDVEHAFSKDGGLAVLYGNLAEKGCIVKTAGVDASILVFSGPAKVFESQDDAVEGILGGKVVAGDVVVIRYEGPRGGPGMQEMLYPTSYLKSKGLGKACALITDGRFSGGTSGLSIGHASPEAAQGGAIGLVEPGDRIEIDIPNRVIRLAIDEAELVRRRAAMDAKGAKAWKPATRERKVSAALRAYAAMTTSADQGAVRDVTRLEQL from the coding sequence ATGCCTGCTTATCGCTCCCGGACGACCACCCACGGCCGCAACATGGCCGGTGCGCGCGGCCTTTGGCGCGCGACGGGCATGAAGGACCAGGATTTCGGCAAGCCGATTATCGCCGTCGTAAATTCCTTCACCCAGTTCGTGCCCGGCCACGTTCACCTCAAGGATCTCGGCCAGCTTGTCGCGCGCGAGATCGAGGAAGCCGGCGGCGTCGCCAAAGAGTTCAACACGATCGCTGTCGACGACGGCATCGCGATGGGCCACGACGGCATGCTCTATTCGCTGCCGTCGCGCGAGATCATCGCCGATAGCGTCGAATACATGGTCAACGCGCATTGCGCGGACGCGATGGTGTGCATCTCGAACTGCGACAAGATCACGCCCGGTATGCTGATGGCCGCGATGCGCCTCAACATCCCGGTGGTGTTCGTCTCCGGCGGCCCCATGGAAGCCGGCAAGGTGAAGATCGGCGGCAAGGAGAAGGCGCTCGATCTGGTCGATGCCATGGTCGCGGCCGCCGACGACACCATTTCGGACGCGGACGTGCAGGTGATCGAGCGCTCCGCGTGCCCGACCTGCGGGTCGTGCTCCGGCATGTTCACCGCCAATTCCATGAACTGCCTGACCGAGGCGCTCGGCCTTTCCCTGCCGGGCAACGGCACCGTGGTCGCAACCCACGCGGATCGGCGCCGGCTGTTCGTCGAGGCCGGTCACCTGATCGTCGATCTCGCACGTCGCTATTACGAGCAGGACGACGCCAGCGTGCTGCCGCGCTCCATCGCGAGCTTCGAGGCGTTCGAGAATGCGATGACGCTCGACATCGCCATGGGCGGATCGACCAACACCGTGCTGCATCTGCTGGCCGCCGCCCATGAGGCGGGCGTCGACTTCACCATGAAGGACATCGACCGCCTGTCGCGCCGTGTGCCGTGCGTCTGCAAGGTCGCGCCGGCCGTGTCCAACGTCCACATCGAGGACGTGCACCGCGCCGGCGGCATCATGGCGATCCTCGGCGAACTCGACCGCGGCGGGCTGATCCATGCGGACCTGCCGACCGTCCATGCCGAAACCCTCGGCAAGGCGCTCGACCGCTGGGACGTGAAGCGCTCCAATTCCGAGTCGGTCGCCACCTTCTTCCGCGCCTCGCCGGGCGGCATCCCCACCCAGGTCGCCTTCAGCCAGGATCGCCGTTACAAGGAACTCGATCTCGACCGCGAGAAGGGCGTCATCCGCGACGTGGAGCATGCCTTCTCCAAGGATGGCGGCCTCGCGGTGCTCTATGGCAACCTCGCCGAAAAGGGCTGCATCGTGAAGACCGCGGGCGTCGACGCGAGCATCCTCGTGTTCTCCGGTCCCGCGAAGGTGTTCGAGAGTCAGGACGACGCGGTCGAGGGCATTCTCGGCGGCAAGGTCGTCGCCGGCGACGTGGTGGTCATCCGCTACGAGGGGCCGCGCGGCGGTCCCGGCATGCAGGAAATGCTTTATCCGACCAGCTACCTGAAGTCGAAAGGCCTCGGCAAGGCGTGCGCGCTCATCACCGACGGCCGTTTCTCCGGCGGCACGTCCGGTCTCTCCATCGGTCACGCCTCGCCTGAGGCAGCGCAGGGCGGTGCCATCGGGCTCGTGGAGCCGGGTGACAGGATCGAGATCGACATCCCGAACCGCGTCATCCGCCTCGCCATCGACGAGGCGGAACTCGTCCGCCGCCGCGCGGCCATGGATGCCAAGGGGGCGAAGGCGTGGAAGCCGGCGACGCGCGAGCGCAAGGTCTCGGCCGCGCTACGTGCCTATGCGGCGATGACCACCTCCGCCGATCAGGGCGCCGTGCGCGACGTGACGCGCCTCGAGCAGCTCTGA
- a CDS encoding SAM-dependent methyltransferase, whose translation MNRLLQGYLARSIRRGNLEIVDAKGRTHRFGDGSGELVRIRFKDSRTERKVFLNPEHELGEAVMDGGVVFERGRIYDFLDVVLSNTPSTLPSAWSRFVYRWRVLTRRIRQHNHAVASRRNVAHHYDLDGRLYRLFLDSDRQYSCAYFETPDSDLESAQLAKKRHLAAKLLLKPEQKVLDIGCGWGGLGLYLADVGGVDVTGVTLSEEQHGIANERAVERGLKDRARFHLKDYRALDESFDRIVSVGMFEHVGVGHFGEFFGKVARLMKPDGVMVLHSIGRFDGPGDTNSWIQKYIFPGGYIPALSEVLPVIERSGLKVTDIEILRLHYAETLKAWRERFLERRDEALKLYDERFCRMWEFYLAASETAFRYQDMMVFQIQLTRSQHAVPLTRDYIYEAEARLREQERERGIGVPSPLRLAGE comes from the coding sequence ATGAACCGGCTGCTGCAAGGCTATCTCGCGCGTTCCATACGCCGGGGAAATCTTGAAATTGTCGATGCCAAGGGGCGTACACATCGATTCGGCGACGGTAGTGGCGAGTTGGTGCGGATACGCTTCAAGGACTCGAGGACCGAGCGAAAAGTTTTCCTCAATCCGGAGCACGAATTGGGTGAGGCCGTCATGGACGGCGGCGTCGTGTTCGAACGCGGCCGAATCTACGACTTTCTCGACGTCGTGTTGTCGAATACGCCGAGTACGCTGCCGAGCGCATGGTCGCGATTCGTTTATCGCTGGCGCGTGCTCACCCGGCGTATCAGGCAGCACAATCACGCGGTCGCGTCGCGGCGCAACGTCGCCCACCACTACGATCTCGATGGGCGGCTCTACCGGCTGTTCCTCGATTCGGACCGTCAATATTCCTGCGCCTATTTCGAGACGCCCGACAGCGACCTCGAATCGGCGCAGCTCGCCAAAAAGCGGCATCTGGCCGCAAAGCTGCTGCTGAAGCCGGAACAGAAGGTTCTCGACATCGGCTGCGGCTGGGGCGGGCTCGGGCTCTATCTCGCCGACGTTGGCGGTGTGGACGTGACAGGCGTCACGCTGTCCGAGGAGCAGCACGGTATCGCCAACGAGCGTGCCGTGGAACGCGGTCTGAAGGATCGGGCCCGATTCCACCTGAAGGACTATCGCGCGCTCGACGAGAGCTTCGACCGCATCGTCTCTGTCGGCATGTTCGAACATGTGGGCGTCGGACATTTCGGGGAGTTCTTCGGCAAGGTCGCCCGTCTGATGAAGCCGGACGGCGTGATGGTCCTGCATTCCATCGGCCGCTTCGACGGACCGGGCGACACCAATTCCTGGATCCAGAAATATATCTTCCCCGGCGGCTACATCCCGGCCCTGTCCGAAGTGCTGCCCGTCATCGAGCGCTCGGGCCTCAAGGTGACGGACATCGAGATCCTGCGCCTGCACTATGCCGAGACGCTGAAGGCGTGGCGGGAGCGCTTCCTGGAACGTCGCGACGAAGCGCTGAAGCTGTATGACGAGCGCTTCTGCAGGATGTGGGAATTCTATCTCGCTGCCTCAGAGACGGCGTTCCGGTATCAGGACATGATGGTGTTCCAGATCCAGCTCACGCGCAGCCAGCACGCGGTGCCGCTCACCCGCGACTATATCTACGAGGCGGAGGCGCGACTGCGCGAACAGGAGCGCGAACGCGGAATCGGTGTACCGAGCCCGTTGCGGCTCGCAGGCGAATGA
- the rpsF gene encoding 30S ribosomal protein S6, which yields MALYEHVFLARQDVSGQQVDGLIEQFKGILEQNGGKVAKIENWGLKTLAYRIRKNRKAHYALLNIDAPAPAVAEMERQMRLNEDVLRFITVRVDELEEGQSVMLQKRDRDDRRRGRGDREFEGGGGGRDRDRDRDDRPRRRREDDFGSMDNE from the coding sequence ATGGCTCTTTACGAGCATGTATTCCTGGCCCGGCAGGACGTGTCCGGGCAGCAGGTCGATGGCCTGATCGAGCAGTTCAAGGGCATTCTCGAGCAGAACGGCGGCAAGGTCGCCAAGATCGAGAACTGGGGCCTGAAGACGCTCGCCTACCGCATCCGCAAGAACCGCAAGGCGCACTATGCGCTGCTCAACATCGACGCTCCGGCTCCGGCCGTGGCCGAGATGGAGCGCCAGATGCGCCTCAACGAAGACGTGCTGCGCTTCATCACCGTGCGCGTCGACGAGCTCGAGGAAGGTCAGTCCGTCATGCTGCAGAAGCGTGACCGCGACGACCGTCGCCGCGGCCGTGGCGATCGCGAGTTCGAGGGTGGTGGCGGCGGCCGTGATCGCGACCGCGATCGTGACGATCGCCCGCGCCGCCGCCGTGAAGACGACTTCGGAAGCATGGACAACGAATAA
- a CDS encoding DEAD/DEAH box helicase, translating into MSTFNELGLAEPILKALAHEGYDAPTPIQAQAIPHVLRGKDLLGIAQTGTGKTAAFALPILNHLELNRTRRVGRRACRVLVLSPTRELAGQILDSFRAYGRFMKVTSALAIGGVPVGRQARSLMPGVDVLVATPGRVIDLYEQGAIKFDEIEILVLDEADRMLEVGFVHAIRSIIAKLPEVRQGLFFSATMPKEIADLAERLLREPATVSVTPVAKTADLIEQRVLFIDQGAKGRLLADVLTKEPIDRAIVFTRTKHGADRVVRGLAGADIAAEAIHGNKSQGQRERALQSFRQGRVKILVATDIAARGIDVDGVSHVVNYDLPNVPESYVHRIGRTGRAGASGIAISFCSNDERDDLKAIEKLIRQRVPLGDSNFAELKPDPRPAPGEVETASTGNGGGRNRGGQRQRGPQQPGGFRNGGRGQGQGRSDGGNRPPRREGGELQSAPAGERDGRRDGHSGSARPNAGRPHGAGRSDGGRRADDLSGVRFLSRKPREERGEGRHAHHDGNH; encoded by the coding sequence TTGTCGACTTTTAACGAACTCGGCTTGGCCGAGCCGATTCTGAAGGCGCTCGCCCACGAGGGCTACGATGCGCCGACCCCGATCCAGGCCCAGGCAATTCCGCACGTCCTGCGCGGCAAGGACCTTCTCGGCATCGCCCAGACGGGCACCGGCAAGACCGCAGCGTTCGCGCTGCCGATCCTCAACCACCTCGAACTCAATCGCACCCGCCGGGTCGGCCGCCGCGCCTGCCGCGTTCTGGTGCTGTCGCCGACACGCGAACTCGCCGGCCAGATCCTCGATTCCTTCCGCGCCTATGGCCGGTTCATGAAGGTCACCTCCGCGCTCGCCATCGGCGGCGTGCCGGTCGGCCGGCAGGCCCGCAGCCTCATGCCCGGCGTCGATGTGCTCGTCGCCACCCCGGGCCGCGTGATCGACCTCTACGAGCAGGGCGCGATCAAGTTCGACGAGATCGAGATCCTGGTGCTCGACGAAGCCGATCGGATGCTGGAAGTGGGCTTCGTCCACGCCATCCGTTCTATTATCGCCAAGCTGCCGGAGGTCCGTCAGGGCCTGTTCTTCTCGGCCACCATGCCGAAGGAGATCGCCGATCTCGCCGAACGCCTGCTGCGCGAGCCGGCGACCGTGTCGGTCACGCCGGTCGCCAAGACGGCGGACCTGATCGAGCAGCGCGTGCTGTTCATCGACCAGGGTGCCAAGGGCCGGCTTCTGGCAGACGTCCTGACCAAGGAGCCGATCGACCGCGCCATCGTGTTCACCCGCACCAAGCACGGCGCGGACCGCGTGGTGCGCGGCCTTGCGGGTGCCGACATCGCCGCCGAGGCGATTCACGGCAACAAGTCGCAGGGCCAACGCGAGCGTGCGCTCCAGTCCTTCCGCCAGGGTCGTGTGAAGATCCTCGTCGCGACCGATATCGCCGCCCGCGGCATCGACGTCGACGGCGTCAGCCACGTTGTGAATTACGACCTGCCGAACGTGCCGGAGAGCTACGTTCACCGCATCGGCCGCACCGGCCGCGCCGGCGCGTCGGGTATCGCCATCTCGTTCTGCTCCAACGACGAGCGCGACGATCTGAAGGCGATCGAGAAGCTGATCCGCCAGCGCGTGCCGCTCGGCGACAGCAACTTCGCCGAACTGAAGCCGGATCCGCGCCCGGCGCCGGGCGAGGTGGAAACTGCCTCCACCGGCAACGGTGGCGGCCGCAACCGCGGCGGGCAGCGCCAGCGCGGTCCGCAGCAGCCGGGCGGCTTCCGCAACGGCGGCCGCGGCCAGGGCCAGGGCCGCTCCGACGGCGGCAATCGCCCACCCCGTCGCGAAGGCGGCGAGCTGCAGTCTGCCCCCGCTGGCGAGCGTGACGGCCGCCGCGACGGTCATTCCGGCTCCGCGCGCCCGAATGCCGGCCGGCCTCATGGCGCAGGCCGCAGCGACGGCGGCCGCCGGGCCGACGATCTCTCCGGTGTCCGGTTCCTGTCCCGAAAGCCGCGTGAGGAACGCGGCGAGGGCCGGCACGCCCACCACGACGGCAACCACTGA
- the rplI gene encoding 50S ribosomal protein L9 has translation MDVILLERIAKLGQMGDEVRVRDGFARNFLLPQGKALRATAANRKRFENERVHLEARNLERRTEAEAVAAKLDGQSFVTVRQAGETGHLYGSVSSRDIAALIDAGGFAINRTQVVLNHPIKSIGLHKIEIALHPEVSASITLNIARSADEAERQARGEDLTKRGQGFEFEDDEEEEEDAIEVEGEEEASAEA, from the coding sequence ATGGACGTCATCCTGCTCGAGCGTATCGCCAAGCTCGGCCAGATGGGCGACGAAGTCCGCGTGCGCGACGGCTTCGCCCGTAACTTCCTGCTGCCGCAGGGCAAGGCGCTGCGCGCGACCGCCGCGAACCGCAAGCGCTTCGAGAACGAGCGCGTGCACCTCGAGGCCCGCAATCTCGAGCGCCGCACCGAGGCCGAGGCCGTTGCCGCCAAGCTCGACGGCCAGAGCTTCGTGACCGTTCGCCAGGCGGGCGAGACCGGCCACCTCTATGGCTCGGTTTCTTCGCGCGATATCGCCGCTCTGATCGATGCCGGCGGCTTTGCGATCAATCGCACCCAGGTGGTGCTGAACCACCCGATCAAGTCGATCGGTCTGCACAAGATCGAGATCGCCCTGCATCCGGAAGTCAGCGCCTCGATCACCCTCAACATCGCCCGCTCGGCGGACGAGGCCGAGCGCCAGGCGCGCGGCGAGGACCTGACCAAGCGCGGTCAGGGCTTCGAGTTCGAGGACGACGAGGAAGAGGAAGAAGACGCGATCGAGGTCGAAGGCGAGGAAGAGGCTTCCGCCGAGGCCTGA
- a CDS encoding L-serine ammonia-lyase: protein MISVFELFKIGIGPSSSHTVGPMKAANAFAGGLVAAGILAEVSSVRVELFGSLAWTGRGHATDKAVILGLAGLQPETIDPDEAERLFVDLKQRHVLPLAGRHPVPFDPEVSVVFDGVAETPVHPNTLAFTAFDAGGAVVGHARWCSVGGGFVVPEEEVGRPQSDTSAVPFPFRSARELVAHTAAAGRSIAEIVYANELALRPAADVDLHLDRVFATMMLCVDRGLSSEGELPGGLAVRRRAKGLRDRLLAVAATNARPPHEIMEWVSLYAIAVNEENAAGGRVVTAPTNGAAGVVPAVLRYYRDHCGSDIAGVRAFLLTATAVGALFKLNASISGAEVGCQGEVGVACSMAAAGLAAALGGTPAQIENAAEIGMEHHLGMTCDPIGGLVQIPCIERNAFGAVKAITAASLALSGDGTHHVSLDRVIATMRQTGADMQSKYKETSLGGLAVNLTEC from the coding sequence TTGATCAGCGTCTTCGAGCTGTTCAAGATCGGCATCGGGCCGTCTTCGTCGCACACCGTCGGGCCGATGAAGGCCGCGAACGCCTTTGCCGGCGGGCTCGTCGCAGCCGGCATTCTCGCGGAGGTCTCGTCCGTCCGCGTCGAGCTGTTCGGCTCGCTCGCCTGGACCGGGCGCGGCCATGCCACGGACAAGGCCGTTATTCTCGGCCTCGCCGGGCTTCAGCCTGAGACCATCGATCCGGATGAGGCCGAACGGCTGTTCGTGGATCTGAAGCAGCGTCATGTGCTGCCGCTCGCCGGCCGTCACCCTGTTCCCTTCGATCCGGAGGTCTCCGTCGTGTTCGACGGCGTCGCGGAAACGCCGGTGCATCCGAACACGCTTGCCTTCACCGCATTCGATGCCGGCGGCGCTGTCGTCGGCCATGCACGCTGGTGTTCCGTCGGTGGCGGGTTCGTCGTACCGGAGGAGGAGGTCGGCCGACCGCAATCGGATACCTCGGCGGTGCCGTTTCCGTTCCGCTCGGCACGTGAGCTCGTGGCGCATACGGCTGCGGCAGGCCGATCCATCGCCGAGATTGTCTACGCGAACGAACTCGCCCTGAGACCGGCCGCCGACGTCGATTTGCACCTCGACCGCGTGTTCGCGACGATGATGCTGTGCGTCGATCGCGGGCTTTCGAGCGAAGGCGAGTTGCCCGGCGGCCTGGCTGTGCGGCGGCGGGCCAAGGGCCTGCGCGATCGGCTGCTCGCGGTGGCGGCCACAAATGCGCGGCCGCCTCACGAGATCATGGAGTGGGTGAGCCTCTACGCCATCGCCGTCAACGAGGAGAACGCGGCCGGCGGCCGCGTCGTCACGGCACCGACCAACGGCGCGGCGGGCGTTGTGCCGGCCGTGCTGCGCTATTATCGCGACCACTGCGGCTCGGACATCGCGGGCGTTCGAGCCTTCCTGCTGACGGCCACCGCGGTCGGCGCGCTGTTCAAGTTGAACGCCTCGATTTCAGGCGCCGAGGTGGGCTGCCAGGGCGAGGTCGGAGTCGCCTGCTCGATGGCCGCGGCCGGCCTCGCCGCCGCGCTCGGCGGCACCCCGGCGCAGATCGAGAATGCTGCCGAGATCGGCATGGAACATCATCTCGGCATGACCTGCGATCCGATCGGTGGGCTCGTGCAGATCCCATGTATCGAGCGTAACGCCTTCGGCGCCGTCAAGGCGATCACGGCGGCATCGCTGGCACTGTCCGGTGACGGCACCCACCATGTCAGCCTCGACCGCGTCATCGCCACCATGCGGCAGACCGGGGCGGACATGCAGTCGAAATACAAGGAGACGTCGCTCGGCGGCCTTGCGGTCAATTTGACCGAATGCTGA
- a CDS encoding class I SAM-dependent methyltransferase, with product MSAGPQGTPTPPARPTLMDALAPIASRHTQIKPPPSPSAMRPRRPNAAELRGVAETALISLAARAVAPKRFPHLRFRDPLAEAAARDLRLDVERYADTDQRSLDIIARSWILDELVGGFTSRFANAQILNLGAGLTTQFHRMDNGFMTWIDVDLPEIVELRNALLPSRARQRSVASDLNRQDWAQSLPLRKAPTLVLIEGVTMFLDPAVVRRLFDDLAAITTGLDAELVFDFVPKALCGRPDAINAVVRGRNEAGGKPVLFRWGIRRDRELNAGVKEWTLVRNLPIEPPAQAAPRKLMNRLLNPFGGSGPRRGIAQMRRAPDPA from the coding sequence ATGTCCGCCGGACCGCAGGGCACTCCGACACCGCCAGCCCGGCCAACGCTGATGGATGCGCTGGCCCCGATCGCCTCCCGACATACCCAGATCAAGCCGCCGCCGTCGCCCTCCGCGATGCGCCCCCGCCGCCCCAACGCGGCCGAGCTGCGCGGCGTCGCCGAGACGGCGCTGATCTCGCTCGCGGCCCGCGCAGTGGCCCCCAAGCGCTTTCCGCACCTGCGCTTCCGCGATCCCCTCGCTGAGGCGGCCGCGCGTGACCTTCGCCTCGACGTCGAGCGCTATGCCGACACCGACCAGCGCTCGCTCGACATCATCGCCCGCTCCTGGATTCTGGACGAGCTGGTCGGCGGCTTCACCAGCCGCTTCGCCAATGCCCAGATTCTCAACCTGGGCGCCGGCCTCACGACGCAGTTCCACCGCATGGACAACGGCTTCATGACGTGGATCGACGTGGACCTGCCGGAGATCGTCGAGCTGCGCAACGCCCTGCTGCCGTCGCGCGCCCGCCAGCGCTCGGTGGCGAGCGATCTCAACCGGCAGGACTGGGCGCAGTCGTTGCCGCTGCGCAAGGCGCCGACGCTGGTGCTGATCGAAGGCGTGACGATGTTCCTCGACCCGGCGGTTGTGCGCCGGCTGTTCGACGACCTTGCCGCCATCACCACGGGTCTCGACGCCGAACTGGTGTTCGATTTCGTGCCGAAGGCGCTCTGCGGCCGGCCGGACGCGATCAATGCCGTGGTGCGCGGACGCAACGAAGCCGGCGGCAAGCCGGTACTGTTCCGCTGGGGCATCCGGCGCGACCGCGAACTCAATGCCGGCGTGAAGGAATGGACGCTCGTCCGTAATCTGCCGATCGAACCGCCGGCCCAGGCCGCGCCGCGCAAGCTGATGAACCGGCTCTTGAACCCGTTCGGCGGCAGCGGCCCGCGCCGCGGCATCGCGCAGATGCGCCGGGCACCGGATCCGGCCTGA
- a CDS encoding Na/Pi symporter, whose amino-acid sequence MSVVVGLLAGLGFIFIGTQFLTANMKQVAGPPFHRLVAKATGNPWKATLVGVAAGAIIQSTNAVTFIVISLVTAGATTVRAAMPIVTWSYAGSTLRLLLASFDITLVIMSGIALVGLAFLLGYDRDARYRNLVAALLGLMLLLYGVQLMVAAAVPLRDSAGLHAVLAIADSFYFWGFIAGTALAAVIQGQTVSVIAVALASAGVIDIDQTFLIVVGANLGTGIMSVTQGAGLSGTARQLNLYQLLLKLIGVAVMLPLLSVEHYTGIPLIRAFVTHLTADAALQVTAVHWMFQIVSALVASAINNPLFRIIERWSPPTSEETLSKPAFITPVLESQPVAAITMAEQEQLRLLRRLPHFLDRARIDAEPYPSDDETARLAANISPSVLRKSGDELADAIDGFLKNTLRNPGKQAEMDRLMGLWNRNQQIHGLHIALAHLGKGLSDMRKIPALAPPAAVIAESTHAMLSAVVSELEDFDADSLPIIRALTKDRSEVLKKMRHDMVERAPDLAAADRQALWSAMDQLEQTTWLLRRFTLNLAEDRHLEGKA is encoded by the coding sequence ATGTCCGTCGTCGTCGGCCTGCTTGCCGGTCTCGGATTCATCTTCATCGGCACCCAGTTCCTGACGGCGAACATGAAGCAGGTGGCGGGTCCGCCCTTCCACCGCCTCGTCGCGAAGGCCACGGGCAATCCCTGGAAGGCGACGCTGGTCGGTGTCGCGGCCGGCGCCATCATCCAGAGCACCAACGCCGTCACGTTCATCGTGATCAGTCTCGTCACGGCCGGGGCGACGACGGTACGGGCGGCAATGCCGATCGTCACGTGGTCGTATGCGGGGTCGACGCTCAGACTGCTGCTGGCGTCGTTCGACATCACCCTCGTCATCATGTCCGGCATCGCGCTGGTCGGGCTCGCGTTCCTGCTGGGCTACGACCGGGATGCGCGCTACCGCAACCTCGTTGCTGCCCTGCTCGGGCTCATGCTGCTGCTCTACGGTGTGCAGCTGATGGTCGCCGCTGCCGTGCCGCTGCGCGATTCGGCGGGGCTCCACGCCGTCCTCGCCATTGCAGACAGCTTCTATTTCTGGGGCTTCATCGCCGGCACGGCGCTTGCGGCCGTCATCCAGGGCCAGACGGTTTCCGTCATCGCGGTCGCGCTCGCCTCGGCCGGCGTGATCGACATCGATCAGACCTTCCTGATCGTGGTCGGCGCCAATCTCGGCACCGGCATCATGTCGGTCACCCAGGGCGCTGGGCTGTCGGGAACCGCGCGGCAGCTCAATCTCTACCAGCTCCTGCTCAAGCTCATCGGCGTCGCCGTGATGCTGCCGCTGCTGAGTGTCGAGCACTATACCGGCATCCCCCTGATCCGCGCCTTCGTGACACACCTGACGGCGGATGCCGCGCTTCAGGTGACGGCCGTGCACTGGATGTTCCAGATCGTCTCCGCACTGGTCGCCTCGGCGATCAATAACCCGCTGTTCCGCATCATCGAGCGCTGGAGCCCGCCCACCAGCGAGGAGACGCTCAGCAAGCCCGCCTTCATCACGCCCGTGCTGGAGAGCCAGCCGGTAGCGGCGATCACGATGGCAGAGCAGGAGCAGCTTCGCCTGTTGCGCCGGCTGCCGCATTTCCTCGACCGCGCCCGCATCGATGCCGAGCCTTATCCGAGCGACGACGAAACCGCGCGGCTCGCGGCGAACATCTCCCCTTCCGTCCTGCGCAAGTCGGGCGACGAGCTGGCAGACGCCATCGACGGCTTCCTGAAGAACACACTGCGAAATCCCGGCAAGCAGGCCGAGATGGACAGGCTGATGGGACTGTGGAATCGCAACCAGCAAATCCATGGTCTGCACATCGCGCTCGCACATCTCGGCAAGGGACTGTCCGACATGCGCAAGATCCCGGCGCTTGCCCCTCCCGCAGCCGTGATCGCCGAGTCCACCCATGCGATGCTCTCGGCGGTCGTCTCGGAACTCGAGGACTTCGACGCCGATTCACTGCCGATCATCCGTGCACTGACGAAGGATCGCTCAGAAGTATTGAAGAAGATGCGGCACGACATGGTCGAGCGTGCGCCCGACCTCGCCGCCGCGGACCGTCAGGCGTTGTGGTCGGCGATGGACCAGCTCGAACAAACGACATGGCTGTTGCGCCGATTCACGCTGAACCTGGCCGAGGATCGCCACTTGGAAGGGAAAGCCTGA